The segment tttttttgccaacgATTAAAAAAGGCATGCAcaccaaaaatcaaataatatccGTATTTTACTATTCCTTTTTGTTATTATTGAACAACTGTTTTATCTCCCCCATTTACTTTGtactttatatacatatgcCAATACGTGCCTTTTGTAGTCCGTCGATACATCTCACAAAACAGTTTTCTCTGCAAGACTAGTATAAACAacaaccacaaaaaaaaagtcagagAAACCAAGAAAGAACTAGAAAAATGGGAAGTGTAGAAGTTGGAGAAAAGAAAGCTTTGGGATGGGCTGCAAGAGATCCTTCTGGTTTTCTCTCTCCTTACTCCTACACTCTGAGGTTctattttctcttcttcttttttttttaaagggcttctcttcttcttttatgaGACTTTTTTTTAGGTTGAagtaatatgatttttttttttatctcttcaAGAGTTATTGAACGTTTTTTGTTTCTGTGTTGAAAATTGATTTTTGGATTTGTTAATAGGAGCACGGGGCCAGCTGATGTGTATATAAAGGTTATATGCTGTGGAATCTGCCATACTGATATTCACCAGATTAAAAATGATCTTGGAATGTCCAACTATCCTATGGTTCCTGGGTAATTTCTTATTTgactctcttctcctcttttattttttctgctctttttttatttttgtttatggTGTTAATATCTTTGCCATGAattgtagttttatttttatcggTTAAAAATGGATCTCATAATTATCTATTGACTTCAGTTTATATCTCAATCATAAACAATATGGTTTCAGATCTTAATAGGAACCACATCCATCTTTTCTATGGAGTCAGGTGAAAAATTGTTTGCATGTGACTGAAATAATAAACTTTGTTATTTTCTAAGCGTGCTAGATAGAGATAACTCCAAAGTCCAAACATTACAACCTGTCTCACACTTCACTGTtcaaaaaatttcaattaatatagTCAATGTGGAATTTGTACAATAGCTATCTATCTATATACCatgcaagttataaaattacaaataaattttgatatacAGACACGAGGTGGTAGGTGAAGTGGTTGAAGTGGGATCAGATGTGAGCAAGTTCACCGTAGGTGATGTGGTCGGAGTCGGCGTCATCGTCGGCTGCTGCGGTAGCTGCAACCCCTGCAGCTCAGATCTTGAACAGTACTGTAACAAGAGGATCTGGAGTTACAACGATGTGTATACCGACGGCAAACCAACTCAAGGTGGCTTCGCAGACACTATGATCGTCAATCAGAAGTAAGCATACACAAATAAACCTTTCTTGTctcacaagaaaacaaatagCATCTATTTCTTGCTCCACACGTAATCTCATGTTTGCCAACTTTGTTTCAAAAAGGTTTGTCGTGAAGATTCCCGAAGGTATGCCAGTGGAACAGGCTGCCCCGCTGCTCTGCGCCGGAGTAACTGTGTACAGCCCGTTGAGCCACTTCGGTCTAATGTCAAGCGGGCTCAAAGGAGGGATCCTAGGGCTAGGAGGAGTAGGGCACATGGGTGTGAAGATAGCTAAAGCAATGGGACATCACGTGACAGTGATAAGCTCGtcagagaagaaaagagaagaagcaatGGATCATCTAGGAGCTGACGACTACGTAGTGAGTTCTGATCAAGCAGAGATGCAAAGAATCGCAGATTCTCTTGACTATATCATCGATACCGTACCGGTGTTTCACCCACTGGAGCCTTACTTGGCTTGTCTTAAACTCGACGGGAAGTTGATTCTCATGGGTGTTATTAACACTCCTCTTCAGTTCCTCACCCCTCTCATCATTCTTGGTTAGTCTTTCTTGttttaaatgaataaattaaTGATCTCTAGTTAATTAGCAAAGTTTTGAtccatttgttttgtttgtatttgatgatAGGGAGGAAAGTGATATCAGGAAGCTTTATTGGGAGCATTAAAGAGACAGAAGAAGTGTTGGCTTTCTGCAAAGAGAAAGGTCTTACGTCGACAATTGAAGTGGTGAAGATGGGTGAGCTCAACACTGCTTTTGAGAGGCTTCACAAGAACGATGTGCGTTACAGATTTGTGGTTGATGTTGCCGGGAGCAATCTGGTCGAGGAGGCTGCAACAGCTACAAAATGAAACAGAGTAACTAAGTAATGTGATATGGGTCCTATGTATGTTTTGTGGTGTCTTGTTCAATGGTTCAGAAGTGAATGCTTTTGTGTATCATTTGATGTTTACTTTTGCTTTAAATGTGGATTTTATGTTATTGTCTTTTTCACCTAAAGATaaagaataaatattaatatgagCATTTATATGTTACTATGTACTTCCTCCCCTCTGACAAGATCCAtgcattagaaaaaaaattatttgaaaaaaataccaaattttagccaaaaaaaaataaaaataatagatcTATATATCAATGCATTAACTAATGGTAACTTGTaagtattataaaaatataattgtgtttattaaatttttattggttaaagattgcGAAAATAGATAACTACAAAATAATGCATtggtaactaaaatttatttatatttaattaagtatgaaaattctaaaaataagcTATTTGAAGTTCTTTTGTGTTAGTTGGAGGAACCCATTATTTTCTTCTACCTTGGTTTATTCTAATTGTTTTGTTACGCGCATAATAGAGAGCATgttcatttgttttttgttttttttgtaaaaagggcATTCGCATGTTCATTTGTTTATATGTCATTTTCATTTAGATGATCCATGCAAATGATCCATATAGATGTTTTGGGATCATTAGTTTCATGTTCATCTAAATGAGTTTTTGTTCGATTGCTCATTTCTACTTCTATCTAAATAAATTTACTAAACATATGATTtagatatatttgttttaatttaactatattttagttttttgtttatctatattactttttattatttatctaaaatatgattttggcatcaaaatataattttgtgattttCCCAAAAAATGTGAGTGCCGATTTTGagagtttagaaaaaaaatatagttttatagttttggtggGAAACAGTGCTTTGTAATTTGGtgaaagatacatttttttgttatgtttacACGATTTGTATGGTGGGTAATACTGTTTTGCAATTTTGGCGcaaaatattgttttgtgattttaatgagaaaataaatttttacgAGTTTGGTGAAAAAtgtgttttatgattttagtaggaaaatataattttacgaGTTAGAGGAAAATAgaacttttctattttaatagaaaaaatcGTTTTgtgaaattttaagaaaatagttCAAggttatttgtttgtttaaattttattataattgttttatttgCAAAAGGACAAAGTTATCTTTTGTTATTTTGGACATGTTCATTTTCATCTGAATTTGGATGATTCCCATTTTAACATAAAACAAacatcaatttttatttttatatagtccATCTGAGTCGACAAACATATATGTCTAAAATAAACAATCATAAATTTCATGACCCTTAGTTGTTAAATCATCCATGAATTCATAAAAtagattcaaaatttataatgtaaattagaattttgaacggttgattttgaagttttgaatagtTACGCAATGAACTACACGGTATCGCAGCTGAtaacaataaaagaaaattatgtatacttatatatttatatttttttttgttaatatttgaaATGAACTGCAGTATGTTTTACCTTTGAAAACCGAAGAATCGTAAGTCAAAGTGATTTTTGAAtcataataaatgaaaaaaaaattgaaatctttAGGCTTCttagttttttaattagaaaggtaaccaaaaagagaaaactaaaggaaatacaataatataaatactTTAATTAAACTTTGTGGCCGAAGC is part of the Raphanus sativus cultivar WK10039 chromosome 5, ASM80110v3, whole genome shotgun sequence genome and harbors:
- the LOC108856788 gene encoding cinnamyl alcohol dehydrogenase 4; this encodes MGSVEVGEKKALGWAARDPSGFLSPYSYTLRSTGPADVYIKVICCGICHTDIHQIKNDLGMSNYPMVPGHEVVGEVVEVGSDVSKFTVGDVVGVGVIVGCCGSCNPCSSDLEQYCNKRIWSYNDVYTDGKPTQGGFADTMIVNQKFVVKIPEGMPVEQAAPLLCAGVTVYSPLSHFGLMSSGLKGGILGLGGVGHMGVKIAKAMGHHVTVISSSEKKREEAMDHLGADDYVVSSDQAEMQRIADSLDYIIDTVPVFHPLEPYLACLKLDGKLILMGVINTPLQFLTPLIILGRKVISGSFIGSIKETEEVLAFCKEKGLTSTIEVVKMGELNTAFERLHKNDVRYRFVVDVAGSNLVEEAATATK